The genomic stretch TGTCCCAAGTGACCTCCTTTTCCCAAATGAGTCCCTCAGAATCAATCCCCCAAAATTCTCCCTGCTCAAAATTGGATGAGGTCCCTTTTAAAAACGAGCCCCTGATGAATGTGGAGCTCGGATTGAATGAAATCAATCCAaagcctcacactcatccaacgaaTCATTCTCAGAACCTTCCAATCGCGTGCTACATCTCAACATCGGGCGAGTGAGAGGAGGGAGAATCTTTGGTGTCAGAAACCATTAGAAATGGCAAGAGGAGAGAAGGAGGAATGCGTGGTTGTGGGTTTGGATTCACTCGCCATGGATTTGGGTGATTCAAGGTCTGATTTGTGTGAGAGAGGCGAGTGAATAGTGAGGCATCGCTGAATCTTGGGAAATTAGGGTATGTGAGTGTGTATTCGCGTGTGTATGtttgggaatgggtcgggtttagGGGGCAGACAGGCGGGTTTGTTGGGGAATTTGTTTTGGGCTTGTAGGATTAAAATTAAAAAGGCCCAAAGAGACTTCTTCTacacttccttttcttttcttcttttcaaattaattctttttaattTCCAACTCTTTttaattcctcttttttttcaaaattaaaaataaaatcctaagttGAATCACAAAACCAAATTAAtctaaaaaaactaattaattcttaataataattatcacaagtAATTAAAAAGcgaattaaaggaaaaactacccaAAACAAAAACTACAATTAAAAAGGTGCAAAATAGGTTGTTTTGtgattttcccctttttataaaacaactgatttgctaattaatcctaaaatatagaattaaatcctaaatgcaaatgcaacatatttttgtatttttttgtgaattaaacaaaattaacatgcacaaacaaatgcgaacaattaacaaaaatactacaaaaatctacgaaattgcaaataatgggaaaattttatttttcttgaatttatgggagtaattcatatagggcaaaaatcacgtgctcacagcttcccatctttgctcggaaacatggagagctttcgtgcaaagataaagtgagcggatacgagcgtgagcggatacgagcaatttttgcccgtttgaatacttcatgggaaacatttttgaaagatttgaccgcaccttgctttcgaggttgcctacatatccttggctataaaagaatcaggttagtgtagttcgagaagttttggtagctgggacaaCCATGagactgtgatttcactgttgttgttgctgcttactgaactccttattacacctgacaaaataaaagaagttatactaaACTATGATttatgcattacaaaaatcctatctgtatcttcaaacttgatcttgtggttcttgttgctttgttgatatGTATTCTCCCGGTAAAgtccctttgttgccgacttgaattgtaacCTGAGATGCTTTGCATTTTCttcaggtagacgcctgattgctgcactcgaattataatctgagatgctttccctttctccaggtggacacctgattaccgacacttaaaTTGTTCCCCTTCCTTAAAACTGATGTTGTTGTCCCTtgatctctaggtgggcgcttgattgccaaaacttgaaccgtattctcgtgctctctaggtgggctcctaattgccaaaacttgaaatgtattcccgtgctctccaggtgggcgtctgattgctgaacttgaactatattcccgtgctctccaggtgggcgcctgattaccaaaacttgaactgtattcccgtgctctctaggtgggcgactgattgttgaactttaactgtattcccgtgctctctagggggcgcctgattgccaaaactttaactgtattcccgtgctctccaggtgggcgcctgattgctgaacttgaattgtattcccgtgctctccaggtgggcgcctgattgtcaaaactcgaactgtattcccgtgctctccaggtgggcgcctgattgccaaaactttaactatattcccgtactctccaggtgggcgcctgattgctggacttgaactatattcccgtgctctccaggtgagtgcgtgattaccaaaacttgaactgtattcccgtgctctccaggtgggctcctgattgctgaactttaactgtattcccgtgctctttaggtaggtgcctgattgttggacttgaactgtattcctgtgctctccagtTGGGCTCCTatttaccaaaacttgaattgtattcccgtgctctccaggtgggcgcctgattgctgaactttaactatattctcgtgctctccaggtgggcgcctgattgctgaacttgaactatattcccgttctctccaggtgggcacctgattgctgaacttgaactatattcccgtgctctccaggtgggcgcctgattgccaaaacttaactgtattcccgtgctctccaggagggcgcctgattactgaacttgaactatattcccatgctctccaggtgggcgcctgattgtcaaaactttttGTATTCCcgggttctccaggtgggcgcctgattgccaaaactttaactattctattcttcaggtgggctcctgatttcaacaaaatagacaaaacaaaggaaattttctgccccagtttggtggctgggcacatatgagagtgttaactgaatcatgttaccaaatattctaagaatttgaaagctaaatcccaccTATCCGATGCTTGCTTTCCCTTAtggagggtttctctgaaacaaataaaatttcctgcccctgtttcaatcaaagaaaaatctttccagtttaaaaatgtggtggttagtttgtggcattcttgctgaaggtggcctctccACTGTCGTGCTTTATTTTGATTGGTTTCCCCGAACTGGccaagaaccgcttgactttccgactgactttcaacccccacgaccttggatgacccgagtgttctatactcaAACCATTATGTTACATCTCTGAcccatctgtttgaacctctGCATTTCCCACGAAATTACTAACCACTTCACTGGTGGAACTTCCACTGACCTTTTATATCCTATTTCACATCATACTATCTTGAGCAATACCTTGACCGCCCTGTGCTTTGTGcaactttggaagttggtagtgagctttgaaatcctttcttattcgCTTAAACGGAATTGACAttggaaacatcttagagaaataaacccagaggaaatgaaatgcaatgactttgagagttagggataagaaaaatccaaaattggaagactgactgaaagggaaaaaaagagacttatctgagtggagcagctggcaccaataatcatgacatgcatttcggattaatcggcccagtctGTCCAACcgatcaactttcagttgtcgtactttaCGCCCCAAGAtattcaaaacccaatttcttcaTCAAAACCTTGTCCTTGTTAGGCCTGCGGTGCCCCGAaggattttcaccaacaaacctctctcatttgttcatctctcaactcactttcgccttaaggtgcccgtgaaggttttcaccaataagattctctcattttgatttctctcagcttttgtcgccttatggtgcccgcgagggttttcaacaataagactctctcattttcattttctttgtttggaccggagtgttgcccctgatatggatcacctccacttgcttgacttgtcatctctcaaagactgatcggaaagtctttctttggatcgtaatgtgggtttggatggggttagaaataaagggtatcaaaaggctcaaaacaattcaaatgggttcaagattacaactttcggaatcaaatttcttacaataaacacaacttctgccccagtttctttgcttggggaacttttgaatttttacttTGATGGAACCGAACCGTgcggctgcctacgtatccttaaaaggaatcaggtcgaacgtagttcatgacatagaaattgctttgttgttgtgattctcTCCTtcctctttctttccttttctctttctttcttctttctctctctttttgttgttttgttgttgttgttcttcttttttctttacttttactcttttttttctctcttctttttttctttttttttcattttcattttttctctcttttttcctttacttatctttcgcgCTTGCGTTTATGATCTTtgctattgattccaaaagaggggtatgaaaggaaataaataaggctcaaaaggggtaacaaaggataaagtgtttagatagcagaacaaaatgccttcgtcattccaatcttcaaaacatgccaagtacaaacaaacacaatttaactgaggaaatcatacataatatctttttactgcatcagaattgatagtcatttctacacatttgccttctatatatctgttaaatacaaagcaccattggacaacactctcgttacgatgaacgacccctgccaatttggggtgaacttgccttttgcttcagcctgatgtggaaggatacgtttcaacacttgcagacccacttcgaacttccgtggacgcaccttcttattatatgctcttgccattctctgttgatacaactggccatgacacactactgccaatattttctcatcgatcaaactcaattgttccagacgggttttgacccactcttCATCATCAACTTCGGCTTctgcgacaatccgaagggattgGATTTCGACCTctacgggtatcactgcttcagtaccatacaccagcaaataaggagttgcccctattGAAATACGAATAGTAGTACGATAATCCAACAATGCAAAGGGCAGCTTTTCATGTCACTGTCTGGAAACCTCCACCATtttccaaagtatcttctttatgttcttgttggccgcctctaTTGCTCTATTTGCCTTAGGGCAGTAAGGAGTGGAATTgtgatgcgtaatcttaaactgttggcccACTTCCTTCATCAGatggctattaagattagcaccattatctgtgatgatcacctttgggaatccgaaccgacaaatgatatttgaatgaacaaaattgaccactatcttcttggtcacagacttgaaagttttagcttcaacccacttagtgaaatagccaatggccaccagaatgaaccaatgcccattggatgttgctggctcaattggtccgatgacatccataccccaagcaacgaagggtcatggtgcagacattgtgtgtaatttaGATGGCGAAGAATGAATTAAATCTTCATGTACTtagcattgatgacatttgcacacaaaactgatacagtcccgctccatggtgagccaataataacctactcggagaatcgtctttgccagaacatacccactcatgtgtggcccGCAAAccccagaatgtacttcggtcatgatagttgatGCTTGTCTAGCATCTCTACATCTTAACAAaccaagatctggagtccttttgtacaaaactcccccactgaagaaaaatccacttgccaaacgtcgaattgttctcttttgatcccccgtggcttgtaccggatacactcccattctgatgtactccctaatgtcgtggaaccatggctcaccatcaagttcttcttccaccatgttacagtaagcatgttgatcgcagacttgaatatgcagagggtcgatataagctttgtccggatggtgcaacattgacgccaagctAGCCAAAGCattggcaacctcattatggatctttggaatatgcctgaactctactgatcgaaatcgttgacaaagatcatgcaaaaattgtcggtacggtatgagctttaaatcccgttttcctattctccttgaatctggtgcaccagaaggtccgagtctcccaagctgagccgtaatagggtaatagtgtcctgtttcagaaataagtacagctCTTATCCCAATGcccttcatgttagcagctccatcaaagaaaagtttccaacctgactcctcaacttgttccaactcaacaatgtgcatcacctcttcatcagggaagtaagtcttcaaaggttcgtattcttcatccaccggattctcggccaaatggttggctaatgcctgggctttcatcgcaatCCGAGTcatatagacgatgtcaaattctgtgagcaagatctgccactttgcgagcctccctgtaggcatagacttctgaaagatatacttcagcgGATCCAACccagagatgaggtaagtagtgtaagatgacaaatagtgcttcaacttctgtgctacccaagttagggcgcaacatgtcctttccaggtgagtgtacttaacctcataagatgtgaacgtcttgctgagataatagatggcctactccttcctgccggtgatgtcgtgttgacccaacacacaaccaaacgaattgtccaaaaccgtcaaatacagaatcaaaggtctctctggttctggtggcaccaacacaggtgggtttgacaagtacccctttatcttatcaaatgcttcctgacactcatctgtccacttgaccgcaacatccttcttcaacagtctgaagataggctcacaagttgttgtaagctgagcaataaacctgctgatgtaattcaacctccctaacagactcatcacctcaaccttgttccttgggggtggcaattcttggatagctttgatctttgacgggtccaatacAATACCTcaacgactgactatgaatcccaacaattttccagatggcacaACAAAtgtgcattttgcaggattgagcttaagattgtacctgcaaagcctttggaagaactttctcaaatctctgacatgatcagactgctttctagactttatgattacatcatccacataaacctagatctccttgtgtattatgtcatggaatatggttgtcattgccctcatgtaagttgccccagcatttttcaaactgaaaggcatgaccctgtagtagtatgttccccatggcgtgatgaatgccgtcttttctgcatcttcctcatccgttaggatctgatgataacctgcatagcaatccacaaaagacccaatctcatgtgtggcacaattatcaatcaaatgtggatgtttggcaatgggaagttatcctttgggattgccttgttgagatctcgataatcaacacataccctggtcttaccatccttctttggtacaggcacggcattggctaaccaagtgggatagcTCGTGACTcaaatgacctttgcctcaaactgctttgtgacctcttctttaatctttacactcatgtctattttaaacttcctcaacttctgcttgacgagagggaatgccgggtcagtgggcaatttatgaaccaccaagtAAGTGCTTAGACccagcatgtcgtcatatgaccatgcaaaaatatctttgtactcaaataatgctttaattatctcctccctgagttgaggttcaagatggacacttatcttagtttctatgatattatctgggtcctctaaattgattgcttctgtatcactcaggttaggcttgggtttttcttcaaaatggcttaattctttactaatctcttcaaaggcctcatccttatcagattccgattcatcatcaccctctatttcttgaattactatttcagaattagattggcttttaagccAGGGCCGAAGAtgcctcatgcatgtcatgtcattgaaaccagcataaaaagaactgtacaaggaaaaaaagaaaaacaaaaataaaactatcaggaatgaagaaaaagggaaattgcttttcattgaaattaaaagataacaaggtttatacatccaaatggacggaacatagaatctgaattacaaccctagaataatccagataaactgaaagaaaatcaaaggaaactaccaaaactccttcctggtggggagaagagtagcttcccaattgttaatctttgcactgggcccaacaaattgcacatccgccttgctagaaccctctccagcttccaccatgttcacatcatcgaataacttctcgaacctttcaattaactctttatcaggaccaaccacatAACTAGGAACTATTGTTACTAGGCGTTTCGTGGTGCCaggcttgacaaatgatctggagagactTGGGacaggctttgggaggacccatgccctctgtttcagcTTTTTGGCTCTTTTCACGTCTGCAActatgggcttgaatcccaaaccaaatgtatccaagtttttggggtgGGACACCGGCtgtacaataccttgcagagatgcacccaaacccttgctaGGTACAagaccatttttcaacatttcaacggctaccatgactaatGCGGCAGCTACCTTTGGAGTTGGaatgcacttcccttctggaattttctctaccggcaccgtgtcaaaaacctgataaacccatggccccttgtcgtcttcatcttcaatgaatggtacaatggcatcactgtGAGCGTACAATTTATCCTCGTCGTGCACAAcgatttcctgtctgtcccattcaaacttgaccatctaaTGCAGTGTAGACCGGACttctttggcagcatgaatccagggtcgacccaacaacagattgtaagaaacagccacatctagcacctggaactccatggtaaattcaactagtCCTATTGtcagctcgagcactatgtcaccgactgaatctttccctccaccgtcgaacccccgaacacaaatactgtttttgtgaattttttcatcatccactttcaatttgttcagagtagagagagggcaaatgttctcACTAGAACCATTATCGACCAATACTCGAGTAATCACGGAATCTTTGCATTTCaccgtaagatagagggctctattgtgctcagtaccctccataggcatctcatcatcagaaaaagtgactccgtttacctcaaatatcttattttctatcttttccaaatggtttactgagattttgtcaggaacgtgagcctcgtttaggattttcatcaaagctcgacggtgctcgtctgaatggattaacaatgacaatagtgaaatctgagcaggcgtcttcctcaactgctccacaattgaatagtcttgcactttcatctttctcaaaaactcttctgcctcttcttcggtCACATCTTTCTTTACtagcactgggttatctttgttagcttttcttaactccgcgggggcaaagcatctccccgattgagtcaatccatgggtctcatagacttcttctttgacttcattgcctttgtaagtcactgtcacccgttcataattccacgagatggccttgttgttgactatcggtaattgagttaccggcttgataatgataGGATCTGTGCGGGAACCCTCCACAATTACAataggcttgtttgccactcccgacataaccacttttgctctttcttgttttactgcAACATCACTTGAGGTCCCCTTCTTGACTACTACAGATGGTTCATTGTTTGCCCCGCTCAACCTGATTACTGATTTCTCAATTGTTGACTTTTTAACTGGCCTGGCTTCattggaccgaatcatcatgacggtctacgaaggcttcttaggcttccctcccttatgcactacttcgatcatatttgtctcataatgggccggcaatgggttctggttgatattgggcgcctccggagcttgaacttcaattctattagtatcaataagctcttgaatagctgttttcaattgccagcatttCTCTATGTCGTGCCCTAGAGCActagaacaatattcgcaacttatAGAATGATCAAGATttctcgggggaggatttggcagtctTGGCTCGAtcggcctcagcatatccaattgtctcagcctgtggaacaaactagtataggactctcccaatggagtgaaggttttcttcttctgcaacctctcattcttaaatgcttgattgggccgaaaacctgatccaggagggtttcggtaggctcttgggggtggataggcattttgtggagttgagtatgtattttgtgggactggcgcacgccattgtgcgtgggccggaggttggctgtatgtttgggcatggtggacagaaaaatgggggtctggtggtgggtaatagtgttggggtggattatacggggtgtgggggtaggtttggtggtggggtcaaGGCTGATTATAGTGGTGAGGCGTGCCCctaggtccgaaccaagctcctgaatcaatcgttgctacatcctctttcttcttctttccaattacccCCCCTCCAGCtccactttgaatggcctgggtggtttccctaatagccgaatagctcatgattttgtttgtcttgagaccttcttctaccataccgcccatcttcaccacttcattgaaggacttgcctatagctgatactagatgaccgtaataagtaagttctaaggcctgcagaaaataatccaccatttcactttctttcattggaggatccacccttgctgcctgttctctccaccgaaaaccatactccctgaagctttcattgtgatttttctcaatctttgtcaaggacagacgatccggaataatctcgagattgtactggaagtgacaagagAATGcttgggctagatcatcccatgtataccatcttctGTGATCCtgccgggtgtaccactccagcgccaaaccactcagactttgactgaaatatgccattagtaaCTTGTCTTTCCtgccagctcccctcattttgctacagaaacctctCAAGTGTGCCACTGGATCaccatgcccatcatacaaatcaaacttgggcatcttaaaccctgccggcaattgaacatctggaaatagacatagatctttgtaagccacggttacctgacctcccaacccctgcatgtctgaatgactgttccaggcttttaactttcctaaacatctcctcctgttcgagATTTTTATATGGTTTCTCAGTTTCCATAGGGAGATCAAAacgagtgtaggaatagggttctggagctttgaaagtgggtttcggggggtaatattggttatcatgGGCTTGGAATAGGGGCTCGCTGGAGGATCTGTGGAGTGTAGTGAGAGGGGGTGCCACGAAGACAAgagtggctggtggaggagggtatgggactagTTTGGGCAGTGGAGCTGGTGGTGTTTGGGAGGTGGTGCTttggtagtgctggtaaatggggaatcTCGGGGATGAATAGGCAGTAGGAGGATCCTAAGACTGAGCCAATGGCGGGATGaaggcagggttggcggggtaagctggtggtggttgcccttttacccatgcctggtacatttcggtcaTCTGTTATTTCagcttatacatctcttctttcatcaaattaacATCCGACTCTTCCACCTCTCTCAAAGGATCGATAACACTCGCATCAAGTTCTTGattagccatgatcaacttgtttttggaccgggtgttgtatgggtgagttgccagaatgccaaacaaactaaccaccttcctgtacTGGAttgtcaacaacaaacttgttagtgattagagcttaacagataggcaaccgcacatttggggaatgtaatgcacctaaacagttaaccctttctattatgcatttgatcggctgcttgcatcatcccggcttcCCTTAATTTCCATTTGGCAACTTTTCTTTTTCCACTCTTACCTTTCTCTGCTTTATTTCTCATTgttctttattctctcatttctctttcttgttttgtcattgtttccttctcacggtttcttattttctccctctcttttttctttttcttttctctcttgtttttcctctctcttcccctctttttttcttttctctctctttttctttttggttatgatcaaatcctatggagattgcctatgtatcatggccccgcatgaatcagatctttgcatagttctgggggataagtgtaaaaataaataataaaacatttagagattttcaaattttcataaaaaaatgctttgattacaacgactcaaaaactaacagactcgaaaaggaaactaacagactccaacagcaAGATGAAAACACAGCCTCGAAaacaaactaacagactccaacaaaaagaaaatacagacttgagtaaaaatcatgaatacatcaatgcctcaaatgctcctgggccccgcgggacatcattcgttCTCGCCACAGGCCTACGCGCTAAATCTCCTTAGAGGTGTTAGAGATAttccattatctggcggacaaaggtcatcacagtGGCGAAGAACGTGGatctagtcatgtcctcacacttaCTGTATTTCATTGTGATAtagtcggcgatccttctgaccctttctcttatgacacctttttcttgcaacaaacgcccaatctgttggGCCCTAGCTTCTAAAGTTTGTTCAGCTATATGATTCCGTTCTTGAAGTTGTTGTAGATCTCTTTCTAACTGTGCCATTGCTGTATAAcagtgttctctttcagccttaaagtctttcgcctgcttgatcattttgttctcaacgGTGATgactcttttcttcaaccccgTAACCTCATTGTcgtatttctcttttaactgtttaaccagGAACGCTCGTTCTTCCAcattcttagccaattttgttcgagccttggctagttcgcCCTctactttgttcaaatcaaaaccatacCCATCCACCTTCTGCCTAAGGTTCTTTATAAGCTTTTCATCCTTTTTACTTCTGGCAGGATTTTCAGCTGCTATTTTAATTTCtcgaatctgggctcgaagggcctcattttctttggctagctttttcttttcaccctcatccacCGCAACTTGCAAACCGTTCTCGAATTGGAGAtccctgacttgcttttccagctttcctattgtggccttgtactcattctccttggccaaccaagcccattgttcctgcgacgcctcaacgaattcctgaatgtgaggctttttggctagTCCTTCCGGTTCGGCCCatgcagtgttcttctttctataccaggcaaggtaGGTGCGTGAGACCTCACATCTAGATAGGTCACACACTTGAGTGTTCGCTATCAAATATTGGcactcgttccaaatagaacgaactatttcttcatgaaattggtcaTTGGAGCTAACCTCGACtgcataaacactaagatcttcatctgagTGCGTCACCTGGCACCTTCCCAACTATCTCATCACCCGGTAtggagcgtaaggctgaatgccttgaagacccattaggaggaagtaaggaccggtGGTGG from Nicotiana sylvestris chromosome 12, ASM39365v2, whole genome shotgun sequence encodes the following:
- the LOC138883408 gene encoding uncharacterized protein, translating into MPMEGTEHNRALYLTVKCKDSVITRVLVDNGSSENICPLSTLNKLKVDDEKIHKNSICVRGFDGGGKDSVGDIVLELTIGLVEFTMEFQVLDVAVSYNLLLGRPWIHAAKEVRSTLH